TTAGTGGTCCTCGCAATCATCCCTTCATCGATTGGAATTAGAATTGAGAACATTCAAATGTAAGTATTTTTCATAAGAGGTTGATTCACAAACATTCTATGAATGGGGGAATTTCAAACCGTGCTTTGGCTATAAATGTGTATACAATAAGAAAATCTTATTTATGATTTCATTTCTACTTGAAACATTACAGGCCTTGGTAATCTGGCTTCTAAGCTAGTCACAATTGGCTCTTATTCTACTTCTCAAACAGTATTGCCTGTGTCATTCCTGTGCTTCTTAAATTATGATCAAGTTTTTCTTGTGGAGGCAAAGCTACCCATCCCTCTCTTCGTCTTCATCGTAGTTGAAAGGTAGTGGAACCGACTTGAATGCCCGGTACTTGCCAACATTATTTAAATGTTCATTCTCCAGCCTGATCAATATACAAACATAAGCATATCACTGGAAACGAAATAAATCAAGTCTCATTGTCAGCATCATGTCAACCCACTGAATTGATGTCTATGGTTCCCAATTTGGCCCTTAGAAGAAGTTTTACCTGAAGAAATTCCATATGCCACGACGGATAATCTCAAGGCAGGCTACGATTGCAATTAAGCCTTCTCTATGTATGAAAGAAAACTGGAAATCCAACACCGTTTGCAACCAGGCAAATCTCAGCAAGACATTCAAAACCTGAAATATTTTATCAGCTTTGTTAGATTTAAATGACTATTAATCCTGAGAGTTAATTAATAACCAATGAGGATGCCAGGTAGCTTCCTTCCAACTCGTACCATAGCTCCAAAATATACACTCTTGTGAGGGACAAGGAGTTTGTCTCTCAACCAGCGGTTCTTAGCATGCTTTTGGAGTAAGCCCCAGTCAAAAACAAGGTCCCAGTATGTATTAGCGATTGCAGCAATTGCTGAGGAAATCCAGGCGACGATCCTCCAACGCATTCCCTTGTTAAGACTGTATGCTGTCCTCAGACTAACGGCTACTAtggttaagaaatattttagcCCATTATATCCTTGTATCAGATCTTTCTCTTCAAACAGGCGTCTGAGGCACTGCAATGGAGATAAATGGAACTCTCTGTGAGGTGCTAGCCAACCTTAGTAGACCATGTTTTCACTGTTGGAATAACTGGAATTGGCCTCGGTGGATcattctaatattattttttttgaagtcaATACATCAATtttggaggaaaaaagaaatggtgaAGATACCTGAAGAAGGCGAGACCAGCATGGAACCACAGCTACAATGAAGTAGAAAGTATTATACACAGCATTTGTTTTACAGGTGTTCCGTCTATGTTTGTAGTCTCCCCAACCATAGTAGCAAATGTAGAACTCCAGACTTCTCAATGCTTGCACCTGCAAcagaataataatattcaacGCTTCTATTTCAAACAGAACAAAAATATTTGTACGTTTCACATATATGGGACAAGAGACTATATAAACCTGGCTAGTTAGCTGATCTGCCAAGAGAAAATCTGGGAGTGTGACCTGCAGATGAAAGACACATATCACTAAATAAACTGTTTTTGCTCCATTTTGTTAAGTCTTTAAATTTGTAACTCTACCTCCATTTATTACCTTATAGAGAGGTGCACAAAAACAATGAAACAAACATGTGAGAAAGAAGAATCTACTGGAGCGATATATGATGTTCAGCGGGAAGAGCAGTATGGCAATCACAAGCtgcagaaaagaaagaaagaaatcattGAGGTGCATTCATATTTTGGTAGTCGGATGGGGGCCAAGATATGGAATGAATTAGATTATCTTACCAAAAGTAAACCCAGGGGAATGAGTTCAGTGACTGCTTGgtaatcttttgtttttgggtCCATCTCCAAGTCCAGGTTTGATAGCACACTCGCTAGTGCTAACACTGCAAGCCCAAAACCAAGGAAGAGAACTTCTTGGTGGCCCAATTGAGTTCCTTGCTTGAAACCCAGTATAAATGAATAATTGACACGGTATCGCCTCCAGAAGTATATATTCCCAGCGTACATGAGCATGTGCAGAACAATGAACCCAAACAAGCTGCAAGTTTAAAACGaccttttaaacaaataaagtttCTGTCTTTCAAGGAAATTGAAACTGAAGTTAGAAATGCTTTCCTTTGGGGTCTGTTCTAGTAACCAGATTCAGTAAGTGTTTATGATTTATATTCACACACATACACAAGCCTTGCTGGATAAGAGTGTGGAAAATTTCAGTCTAATGTCATGTGCAGAGCCTTGCTATTTGCTGCAGCCTGTGCCAACCTTAATGGAGGGTTTAGTGCTAAGTTGGTTGCCAGCACCAGCTTTTCAAAAACCTTAATTATTTTCCAAGTACTTATCATTGAAATTCTGTTGGGTTAAGATGGTGAGGCAGAAGAATTACAGAATAagctgaagaagaagaagaatcacCAGGGGAGTACTCTCTCTCAGTTACCTGTAAAGAGGAAACATGTTTTCCATGTACTGTGCTCCCTCTTCCTCAAGATGAAGGAGATGGCGGGCGCGTATGATCAAAATGAGGGACACTATTAGAGCTACTGTGCAGCCAGCAAAGAAACCTGAAAATTTtgcaataaataaattcaagaaAAGACTATTACATTGAGAAATAGAGCATTCCAATGCTAAAATGaatatgtatttttctttccatttattttatgaaggTCAAATTAGATTACAGTACTAGAAATCTTACCTAGGGAAAATGTTACTCTATGCCTTTCTTTCTTTGCTTTGGGTCTCAAGATGTTCATCCCTTTACTACGGTTTGAGTTAGAGAAATGCTTGACGAAGGTAGCTTCCACCCTCTCCATTAGCTTGCTAACCTTCATAGATAGATGCATATTCccaattaaaatatatgttagCTCAGGACAATGATGCATTGGATGAGAAAGCAGCTGCCACCCAGTCCTTAATAAGCAAATGCatcattaattatttagaaattaaagGGTATGCTCTTGCATATTATGAATATAAAAGGCTCACCTTGTTAGAGCTGCCAAGGGAGGATTCGTCCACCATTTTCAAGTAAGATTTTGAAGCATCTCTAGAAGTAATCTGCAAAAACGGGGCAAAATATGgattaaaaagagaaaagcaTCTACTGTCCTACCCTAAGAAATGAGGAATGAAAAAGCTTAATGTTCTTTTGTTCTTCAACCTGTTCATGTTTTAAGCCAACCTTTTTGAAACTAATTCTGACAGTAATTTAGAAAAGCAGACCATAAATGTAAAGGTAAAGAAGTGCTTTTGAGAGGAGTACATACCTTATCGTATTTCTTCATGATCTttgaaaaagccaaaatattcaAGAAGCTGTTTGTTCATGATCATTATAATTAGGATCAGTGTAGAACACCTTTTAAATTAAGGACAGGGAAGCAGCCAAACtgaatgataattaaaatagcATTTGTACCTGTAGCTTTTGAGAAGGCGAAGCTTATGATAAAATTCAATGAAAGCTTGCTTAAGTTTTTGCTCAACCCTTTCCAGATTCTCTCTTGTGAAGTTTAGAGCTGTTGGCTGAGGATTAAGGAATCCTTTGATGGTGGAACGAGGAGTCTCCAGAGTGTTGTTTATTTTCACCCGATTAAGTATCTGTAATGGAGCTGGCCTAGTGGCCCTAATGCTATTTGGCTTCTCTTTTAGAATGCTATGGTTGTTGGTAGTTTGGATCTTTTCCTTCACTGGCGCTCCTTCACTTGGTTCATCTGATTGCTCATGGTTGCTGATTGATCCACCTTCTTGATCTATTGCATCCATGTGAACTTCTCTTCCTGAGCACCATGCATTGGACACCCAAATTAACCTTTCATAAGATTCACAACCCCAATTGTACtagtttatttgaaattattatccATATCTGCAGAAGTGTTCTCATAATAAGAACACTATAAAACAGAATAAAAGAGCACTTAAAGTAAAGCATACACTTACTGCTTGCTCTAGCCCCGGATGGAGTAGTAGCCGATAAAGCAGCTGTTGAAGTTGCAACATCCATGGAAAGGCGAGTCATCTCTGCCGATCTATCAAACAAACCTTGTGGATTCTCCACCTTGACCCGAAAAGCGATTAAAGCGTCCATTTGCTTATTCAATGATGCTGCCTCAGTCATCACTTCTTCCACCTTAGACCTGTAAAACTTGTCAACTTTATTGAACTCATCATCAAGTCTTCTAAAGTACACAAGCTCGTATTCTGCCCCCTCCTCTCCTAACATGAGAAACGTAGTTTCATAGCCTGCAGAGCCATTTTCTTCTACTGAATTGACGAGAATAGCTTGGCTTTCAACATCAGATTCAGAGGAGGTCGTGGGATGGCCGTTCCTTGCAAAGTGAGTTAGGCCACTGAAAGCTCTGTAAAGTGTTAGCTTTCGCATTAGCCGAGCGGGTGTGGCTGGTGGCTTGTTCCTTAGCTTGAAACGCTCCACTTCTTTTAGAAGGGTCTTGAGAAGATTGTAATTCATATATGCTTCTTGCCATTCCGGCACCATTTGTGACGTGAACTCCTTCCCAAACTTCATGTTCTAGTTGCAGTGTGGAGCAAGGGGTAGAAATGGAGTGGTACGAGTTGCTCTAAAGACCCTTATATTAATGCAAAGGGTATTTATGTTGATCTTCTTGTATTGGCCCCAGGCGTAAGAATTTGGGGCATGCAGTACTGGGTTGGGCGTTGGTGGAGACAAATGTGGCACACTTTATAGGAGGAATCCAAAAGCGTACGGATTATCCTACTTCGGTGCGTGGAAAACAAATTGATTACAGAATACGTGTGCGTGAGCAGAGAGACCGCTTCAGCTGCATTCTTTTTCTGTTGGTTAAAAACAACATCTCAATCCATACTTTTAATATAAGATTTTAAagaagttgtttattttttttttttaaaaagaagaagaatgcaTCTTGAAATGgacactaattaatcacatttTATACTccttttccatcttctcttcaACGTTGGTGTGATACCGCTGCTCCCACTATAACTATTTCTCCACAGCATTGCTTCTAGACCAAAAAAACTCTTTATGACTCTTCTCTCCATCTTTGGAagaatatttcttcaaaaacagAATCTAGTAAATCCACCAAATCATCTCTACTGACCCTTCGTTTCGAAGAACTGTTGATTAGTGGCCCCGAATTGACCACGTACCTACAAATGAACCATGTTGTCAACCCACTCCATCGGCCAATACCATTAACTATTGTTGCCTGAAAAACCTTGCGTTTGAATAATCTCAAAAGTCATGCATTTTCCCAGTCAAAGATAACGTGATCCGTACTTTCAATGAATCGACTTCGTCAGCTCTAATTAATTAGGGGGCAAAAAGGTTGCATGAGCAGAATGCAGCCGCTCAGAATTAGTTATTTACTAATGTCATTGAATAATCCTAATAAGAAACCATCCTTTTGAATTGTCCTAGCAGTCATTAAAGCATGTTGAAGTAGGCGAGATCAATGTCATCAACGTATAGCCTTGCCTCTAATTGAATAATGTCTTTCTAGAATCAttccaaatttgaaaaaaaaaaaaaatcaaagtcagGCATGCATTCTGCATTCCTCATGAGTACGTGTGCCATATAGATCATAGTTTAAAGTCGCGGTATCGATCATTGATTCGGGAAGTCCTGTGGCACATCGGTCTCGGTATCTCGGATCAGTATCGGGTGATACgcaaaaaatctaatttaagagctcaaaataattttaaaaaattatgaaaattattaaaaagttaaatacaaataagtagagtaaaaaattaataaaataaacttctattatattaaaattattcaaattataataaaaacatacttttaggatgatttataataatattaaaaatctctaaaaatattttaatttaatcacttgataataaatgtttcttattgaagatgaaaataataaaaagtattttttttttaaatatttaaattaaattgtggacctcgcatttcggctcaatacgcttcccactcgatggcgagctcgattttgtatttgaaaaattgatttttattgattatttaaaaatgacttggagtcgccacttatttttgttttatttttaaagggtaaacaaaataagaaagaaaaaccctaagtgtgactccttattttggaaaaggcggtctgtgaaaaaccggatcgggttcgggggtcaggttacttatcgggaaggtacggtaaagaccgtagcacccctctaagtccctaaagacgggtctctactaataaaatgaagctgacgtagCAATCAATgtaaaaatcaatgaatactcgagtcaatcatgcacgtatgagagtCGGAAAATGCATATGAATTAACCAGAGTGAGATTGAgcgcgtacctgggcaacgaatcatcatgcgctatcaagaacgAGGGTAAGTacacaattaaagaataatttcaagcatgtcatagagcagaatgaaTCAGTcatgtgtgataatcaaatcaatccatcaatcaatcaataaaaaaaaatcatatatgtcgggctcccaccaaagcccatttattttagcatgaattaattccataaattccattagtCGAAATTACGAAATTTAAATTCATGCTTAtcttaaaacatttaaaaatttgagaagtTATGAAAGTTGCATACCGAAAGATGATGgcagcaaaattttattaaaaatgtgacTTTTAAGACCTAAAAACTCTAAGATGAAGATTTTGGAGacttgaatttatttaataaaaaagaatttggaGGAATTATCTACAAAATGGGACttaggaaaattattaaaaaaaatgggtttggaaaaactatttttaaaaacaaaaatgaagaaaatgaagatgacaCGTGGCATGAGAGTAGCAATGCTAAAGGTGACCATGCAGGATCCTCGTCAATGAGGATTTGATGAAGTGTTCTCCCTAACTAAATCTAATAGCTGTGAAGTCCCATACCAATAAGTCCAAGTGTAGAGTAAAGCCAGACTTTGGAATCCCATATGCTCTTCCGACTGGTTACGTGACTCAGCGGGTCCAGAATGATGCATCAAATAGAACCTGAAGCCATGAGGCAAGCGAGTAGGCTAGATGTCCATTCAGCAGGGCATTGGCATGGTTTTGATTTATATCACAACAGTTGTTGGTTCAGCAATCATGGATATTCCTTAAGAGTCTGCTGCAGCTGCGATTCAGAGACTCTCCACCGTTGATTTCATCATCATGCTTCACTTCAGAATTCTGGACACCATGGATGGGATAGAGAGATTTGCGATCTCATCTCACCCAGTATTCGGTGACTGCAATGGTGCTGGTACCATAGAGAGACATCGATCAAACAAAGTGATCATGAGGTAAAGTGTTTCTTGCAACAATTTCAACCTGAAGCCTATTTCAATAAGCCAATTGATCAATATGTCCCGCATCCCAAACATTGATGTCTGACCAAGCTGACATATAACTTTGCATGGATGAATTATATGCCTGCAACTAGATAACCCAATAGTACTAGTAGATTTCTGCATCATATTCAGCAACTTCTAAGTGATTGCAAGTGCCATCCATACTCGGTGACTTTTCCAACCTCCATAAATTCACCATGCTCCTCCAATTGCCTTGATCTTGTCATTGCTGCATGGCGGGCCCTAATTGCTTCCCATAAAATTTGTAACTCTCAGAAAAGAACAAAAGGTAATCTCTGTTTGAATTGATGGGCGAGGGGCTCTTCATCCATGGCAACTTCATCAGCGTTAGGAGATGATGAcactgaagaagaagaagcagatgGAGCCGCGCTGAAGCTtctgaagaatttgaaaaattgtctCAAGAGGTTCCACGTTCGATCCGTCGAAGCTCTATTCGCTAGAGCTGCAGTCGCCATTTTCGAAAGCTGGCTCTCTTTGCTGTCCACATTGGTGAGGTCTTTTTCTTACACTTCCTGGCGTCACCACAGAGGCGAAGCACCCGGCGGAGGGTCAATTTCTTTGGACCATGCTCCTGGTTTTGGTGATCGAGTATGGAAACACCTTTGCTGCTGCTGTGATGGAAACAATCCAAATGCCATGTATGATGTTGAGTAGTGAGTCCATGCTAGAACTACAGGAATCACAATGACTTTCAGAGGTAACTTCCCTTCCAGTTTCAATGCGGAACTGCTCAGATCTGTCTGGGGATTATCACTACCAGAATTGGCAGTGAATGAGGGCTCCAATGATTATAGATTGCATCTCTGACATTTCAATCTGAAATGAACTTTTTCCATCAGCTGGGCTATCATAAGATTTCATGTGGAGCATAATAGAATCATAAGGAGGAATCAAGGCCGATTCTGCAGGCACCATAAATCCACATATTCCAAGTAATGCGGCTGCACAAATTGATCGAAGCAAACTGGATTTACCACCCCCATTAGGTCCTGTCAAAAGAAACAATGATTTCATATCAACTGTGTCATGCACAACACTGCCTTGTGTCACGTCCAACCAATATGGTGATAAACCAGTTATCTTCATCCAATTAGCTCCATCCAGAGGTTCCAAAATCAAGCATTTCAATGAGTAAATCCCTCTCAAGTCCAGCTACTTTGAAAGAAAAGGCGGTCATTCTAGAGACAAAGAACCCAACTGATTAGCTGCATTGGTGGCCTACTGCTGTTGAACCACATTCCTCAGAACCTCCATAACCTCTACAACCTTGGCTTTCAGAGCATCAGGGGACTCGAACAAGTGCAAGACCTCGGTCTGGTCCATCTCAAGAAACATGCCAGTCACTTTGGCCGCCATCTCAGGCTCCAGCTGCTCCACAAGTGGGTATAAATTCTCACCCAGCATCGTCCGCTGCTGCCATAGGTGCTTTGCATGTTGCCTCTCTATCAATGGTGATGGAAACTTCATTTGCATTAACATTAACACAGATAAccctcttattatttttcatctgcTGCAGCCATACTCAGATGTTGAAATCTATGGAGATGAACTTTGTTCAAAAGGCGTTTCTTGAAGACTACTCTCTGGAAACCCCCTCTAAGCTGAAACTGTATTCCAGTCGTAGTTTCAGGATCTGAGACACAAGTGTCGATATTTCTAGGAACAAAGATATCAACAAACATTCTCAAACCCCCAACATCTTGACAAACAGTAGGGAGATCCTTAACGggatcttcaaaaaaaaaaaaaaggggtttaTGATGCAGTACTAGTGAAAACCAACATCTGCTTTAACTGGTTTTCTGCTCAAACCTCACTTGCACAGATGCCACAAGTAGTCTCTAGAACCAGACTCATCAACCCAAACCAGGCCACACCACGCTCATGTCCCATTCAATTAAGTACAGAGGCAAACGTGAAAGGAGCACTTACAAAAACAGAgtataaaaaacagaaaattaatgAGTGAAACCCTGTTTCATTGTTTCATCCACGGGCTTGCAAGAGGGTTGGGAGACTATGGATTCATACAAAACAGGGGGATTAAATTCTGAAATATCTCACAATGAAGCTAAAAACCAATTTAAGTTACTCTTCAGCAAAgccaagaagaagagaaagataAAACAATGACAACAAACCCACAATCATACCAGAGATTAGTGAAAACTAAACATTCAGTCTGATGCTCATACCCAAGACAAACAATAATCCATAAACAAGATGAAGAAGAGAATGAAAAGGGTTCATACCTGAAACTTCTTGCTGAAACCTTACCGTCTCTCTATAGCCAAAATCTCCTCTCCAGCAAGTTTCTCTCCACCACAGAAACGTACTCCTCTCTCTGAAGCTCCTCCCTAAATCCCCCCTCAAAACTCCCTGAATCCTCCCGAAAAATCTCCAGAAATATGCTCTCCCTCTTTTCTCTGGCTTCCCTCCCTGGTTTTCTCCCTCAACCTCTCTCTAAATCCCAGCTCCGCTTCTTTCTCTCTGCCCCCTCTCAAAATATCTCTAACCGCAGCACCCCAGACACCTCACACAGCTGCCTCTCTCCACTCTCCTGCAGCTGCCATCCTCAACCGTTTTCAGCTTTTTCTACTGAAAGAAATCTCCACATGTCAAGCTTCCATTGGCCATCAAAACCACTAACTTGATTCTTTTCTAGTCAATCTGGAAGAGACATGTGGCTCCTTGAGAGCCTTCCACCTGCAAAGAAAAACTTACAGCAAATGTGATAAAAACATGAGcccctaaatgggggtctacaaatatgcccctcttcggtagagtttaCGAGTGTAAGGAACATGAACACTAATagtgaaaagcaagtgtgaatagtgagtggaatgaaatgaactctaccgaagaatcaAAGAGACCCCCATAAGGACACTGGTGAAACGCAAAGTCACTCAGGCTAGTAGACgaacacaaaggctctaatcctaaaagagaaagatgtctcaaaatgcctttgaagccacactaaggatccaggttccctctaagacgtctccaaaagtgactcgaaaatcgattgcaaaaatgagtaacggtcgaaccaccttgAAGTACGAGAAAGAACGTGTCCAAAGGAGACTCCCTATGTGACCTACATGAGAATGCCAAGCGTAGGATGCCCAACAACATGACTGAAATACGTGTCGTGatctaaaaaaattgtcatgTGTAGTGGAAGGGGAATCCCAATAGAGCAATGATGATCAAGCAATAAGCTCCAGGTAACCGAGTGAGGAGAATGACTCTGAACAACCAAAATGGAGGAATAATGGTGACTCAGAATGCAAAGAAGACTCAACTATGCAGGCGTGACTCGGAGGTGAACAAGACTCAACTCAATCCAACAAAACAATGactgattgatataggtgcggtctcgacTCGAACTGAACATAAACTGACAgaaagatggtcgatcgatataggtgcggcctcgactcaaactggcacgacgaatgaccgattgatataggtgcggtcctgactcaaaaactcaaactgataagataatgaccgatcgatataggtgcggccctgactcaaactgacacgataatgaccgatcgatataggtgcggtcccagaaactgaactgataggaagatggccgattgatataggtgcggccccaactcaaactg
Above is a genomic segment from Vitis riparia cultivar Riparia Gloire de Montpellier isolate 1030 chromosome 7, EGFV_Vit.rip_1.0, whole genome shotgun sequence containing:
- the LOC117918053 gene encoding phosphate transporter PHO1 homolog 3-like, whose protein sequence is MKFGKEFTSQMVPEWQEAYMNYNLLKTLLKEVERFKLRNKPPATPARLMRKLTLYRAFSGLTHFARNGHPTTSSESDVESQAILVNSVEENGSAGYETTFLMLGEEGAEYELVYFRRLDDEFNKVDKFYRSKVEEVMTEAASLNKQMDALIAFRVKVENPQGLFDRSAEMTRLSMDVATSTAALSATTPSGARASRREVHMDAIDQEGGSISNHEQSDEPSEGAPVKEKIQTTNNHSILKEKPNSIRATRPAPLQILNRVKINNTLETPRSTIKGFLNPQPTALNFTRENLERVEQKLKQAFIEFYHKLRLLKSYSFLNILAFSKIMKKYDKITSRDASKSYLKMVDESSLGSSNKVSKLMERVEATFVKHFSNSNRSKGMNILRPKAKKERHRVTFSLGFFAGCTVALIVSLILIIRARHLLHLEEEGAQYMENMFPLYSLFGFIVLHMLMYAGNIYFWRRYRVNYSFILGFKQGTQLGHQEVLFLGFGLAVLALASVLSNLDLEMDPKTKDYQAVTELIPLGLLLLVIAILLFPLNIIYRSSRFFFLTCLFHCFCAPLYKVTLPDFLLADQLTSQVQALRSLEFYICYYGWGDYKHRRNTCKTNAVYNTFYFIVAVVPCWSRLLQCLRRLFEEKDLIQGYNGLKYFLTIVAVSLRTAYSLNKGMRWRIVAWISSAIAAIANTYWDLVFDWGLLQKHAKNRWLRDKLLVPHKSVYFGAMVLNVLLRFAWLQTVLDFQFSFIHREGLIAIVACLEIIRRGIWNFFRLENEHLNNVGKYRAFKSVPLPFNYDEDEERDG